One Phycisphaera mikurensis NBRC 102666 DNA window includes the following coding sequences:
- a CDS encoding DUF2254 domain-containing protein, with the protein MPPPAGDASPAATSGGGGGGGGGRVRVASEAPLGTARIHAALFDSVRSLRSTYWFVPAWMAVAAVAASLLTLWIDAEVGSEVFADHLWAYTNRPDGARAVLSTIAGSMITVAGVTFSMTIASVSYAAGQLGPRLMTNFMRDRGNQYTLGTFIATFLYALMILRTVRGGSDDNADFAVSSFVPQVSVLVALGLAIASTAVLIYFIHHVPESINAQNITAGIGRDLLEGVEERFPGRIGEGRPEEPAPEAGERDRLPAAFGEQGRLVGSPRSGYIRAIDDERLMKLCREHGLVVELLRRPGDFVAEGQPVLKAWPPERFGPGGGPAPESADAEARPVARIRGVFGGEAEPDPLTGRLQGLLSLGSEKTHHQDLRFLVDELVEIAARAVSPGINDPFTAVTAIDWLRSGLAALGEREPLEPRRLDEDGVLRVLAVSISFEEALGLACDQLRPYVAADRNAALHLMNAFGDLALSVRGAGRRERVLAEAEALADATDGALPLAIDRALLRERLMTLQAAAGSLPAASA; encoded by the coding sequence ATGCCGCCCCCCGCCGGCGACGCATCGCCGGCGGCCACGAGCGGCGGCGGCGGCGGCGGCGGCGGCGGGCGCGTCCGCGTAGCGTCCGAGGCCCCTCTAGGAACCGCCCGCATCCACGCCGCCCTCTTCGACTCCGTCCGCAGCCTCCGCTCCACCTACTGGTTCGTGCCGGCCTGGATGGCCGTCGCGGCCGTGGCCGCCTCGCTCCTGACGCTGTGGATCGACGCGGAGGTCGGCTCGGAGGTCTTCGCCGATCACCTCTGGGCGTACACGAACCGGCCGGACGGGGCACGGGCGGTGCTGTCCACGATCGCGGGCTCCATGATCACGGTCGCGGGCGTCACCTTCTCGATGACGATCGCGTCGGTCTCCTACGCCGCCGGCCAGCTGGGCCCGCGGCTGATGACCAACTTCATGCGCGACCGGGGCAATCAGTACACCCTGGGCACCTTCATCGCGACCTTCCTCTACGCGCTGATGATCCTGCGGACGGTCCGCGGCGGCTCCGACGACAACGCCGATTTCGCGGTGAGCTCGTTCGTGCCGCAGGTCTCGGTGCTGGTGGCGCTGGGGCTCGCGATCGCCTCGACGGCGGTGCTGATCTACTTCATCCACCACGTGCCCGAGAGCATCAACGCGCAGAACATCACCGCCGGGATCGGGCGGGACCTGCTCGAGGGGGTGGAGGAACGCTTCCCCGGCCGCATCGGCGAGGGCCGGCCCGAAGAGCCGGCGCCGGAGGCCGGCGAACGCGACCGGCTCCCCGCGGCCTTCGGCGAGCAGGGCCGGCTCGTGGGCTCACCCCGCAGCGGCTACATCCGCGCGATCGACGACGAGCGGCTGATGAAGCTCTGCCGCGAGCACGGCCTGGTCGTGGAGCTGCTGCGGCGGCCCGGAGACTTCGTCGCGGAGGGGCAGCCGGTGCTGAAGGCTTGGCCGCCGGAACGCTTCGGCCCCGGCGGCGGGCCGGCGCCCGAATCCGCCGACGCGGAAGCTAGGCCGGTGGCGCGGATCCGCGGCGTCTTCGGCGGCGAGGCGGAGCCCGACCCTCTCACGGGGCGGCTCCAGGGCCTGCTGTCGCTGGGCAGCGAGAAGACGCACCACCAGGACCTGCGCTTCCTCGTGGACGAGCTGGTCGAGATCGCGGCGCGGGCGGTCTCCCCGGGCATCAACGATCCCTTCACCGCGGTGACCGCCATCGACTGGCTCCGCAGCGGCCTCGCGGCGCTGGGCGAGCGCGAGCCGCTGGAGCCACGCCGCCTCGACGAGGACGGGGTGCTGCGGGTGCTCGCGGTGTCCATCTCCTTCGAGGAGGCGCTCGGGCTCGCCTGCGATCAGCTGCGGCCCTACGTGGCCGCGGACCGCAACGCGGCGCTGCACCTGATGAACGCGTTCGGCGACCTCGCCCTCTCGGTCCGCGGCGCCGGCCGCCGCGAACGCGTCCTCGCCGAGGCCGAGGCCCTCGCCGACGCGACCGACGGCGCCCTGCCGCTGGCGATCGACCGGGCGCTGCTGCGTGAGCGGCTGATGACGCTGCAGGCGGCCGCCGGGAGTCTCCCGGCGGCGTCGGCTTGA
- a CDS encoding SGNH/GDSL hydrolase family protein, whose product MPAPPVPAPVLLAGSSIFAEWATTDPAARSDRLCPDRRVDNQAVCGTQTPDWLPTLGPLVGAVRPAVLCLYVGSNDLANGRSVGRLLSNLDRLFDDALAACPHTRLLYGSVIRSAHQSARFGDLDAVNEAVARRLRPADRCGFVDLNPLFHAGGRLDGSLFQDDGVHLLPRAYARMLACLQPRIAAVASVRSAAIGGRGSG is encoded by the coding sequence ATGCCGGCGCCGCCGGTGCCGGCCCCCGTGCTGCTCGCCGGCAGCTCGATCTTCGCCGAGTGGGCGACGACGGATCCCGCCGCCCGCAGCGACCGGCTCTGCCCGGACCGACGCGTGGACAACCAAGCGGTCTGCGGCACGCAAACGCCGGACTGGCTGCCGACGCTGGGCCCGCTCGTCGGGGCGGTCCGCCCCGCGGTGCTCTGCCTCTACGTCGGCAGCAACGACCTGGCGAACGGCCGCAGCGTCGGGCGGCTGCTGAGCAACCTCGATCGGCTCTTCGACGACGCGCTGGCCGCGTGCCCGCACACGCGGCTCCTCTACGGGTCGGTCATCCGCAGCGCCCACCAGTCCGCTCGCTTCGGCGACCTCGACGCGGTCAACGAGGCGGTGGCGCGGCGGCTCCGCCCCGCGGACCGCTGCGGCTTCGTCGACCTCAACCCGCTCTTCCACGCCGGCGGGCGGCTCGACGGGTCTCTGTTCCAGGACGACGGGGTCCACCTGCTCCCGCGCGCTTACGCCCGGATGCTCGCGTGCCTCCAGCCGCGGATCGCGGCGGTGGCGTCAGTGCGAAGCGCGGCCATCGGAGGCCGCGGGTCGGGCTGA
- a CDS encoding tRNA uridine-5-carboxymethylaminomethyl(34) synthesis GTPase MnmE → MRDTIVAISSAPGASLLGLVRLSGTNAWAIGAAVLGSADRGRSEPQRPAVRGCFPAGLLPPLPALPILALWLPGPGSFTGEDTLEIEAAGNPSLLRRIVRAAVAAGAREAAPGEFSHRAYEAGRLSLLQAEGVAAAIAAQNDDELAAADRLRSGGLAAEVSAQRDRLTGLLGLVEAGIDFTDQEDVVPIAPADLDAGLAAVAAALASLAAAPAAAPAELPRVVLAGPPSAGKSSLFNALLGRERAVVDAAPHTTRDTLEEELPLPGGGRVLLVDTPGGGGTPAADADLLLWFGDEPPPRSPPHLRIHAKADAAPAPAGRLAASARTGAGLGGVREAIAASLDGRRTRAAAPALRDRHRADLAAAAGRLAGARRLLEAHGPALAHAELVADAMTAAIHRLGGLTGDLEPDDLIASVFATFCVGK, encoded by the coding sequence ATGAGAGACACCATCGTCGCCATCAGCTCGGCCCCCGGGGCGTCGCTTCTGGGCCTCGTCCGGCTCTCGGGCACAAACGCGTGGGCGATCGGGGCGGCGGTCCTCGGATCCGCGGACCGCGGGCGATCCGAGCCGCAGAGGCCCGCGGTCCGCGGATGCTTCCCCGCGGGCTTGCTGCCGCCGCTGCCCGCGCTGCCGATCCTCGCGCTCTGGCTGCCGGGGCCGGGGAGCTTCACGGGGGAGGACACGCTGGAGATCGAGGCGGCGGGGAACCCGTCTCTGCTGCGGCGGATCGTGCGGGCGGCGGTGGCCGCGGGGGCCCGCGAGGCGGCTCCGGGCGAGTTCTCCCACCGGGCGTACGAAGCAGGCCGCCTGTCGCTGCTGCAGGCGGAGGGCGTCGCGGCGGCGATCGCGGCGCAGAACGACGACGAGCTGGCCGCGGCCGACCGGCTGCGGAGCGGCGGCCTCGCCGCCGAGGTCTCGGCTCAGCGGGACCGCCTGACGGGGCTGCTGGGCCTGGTGGAGGCCGGCATCGACTTCACCGACCAGGAGGACGTCGTCCCGATCGCGCCCGCCGACCTGGACGCCGGCCTCGCGGCCGTCGCCGCTGCGCTCGCGAGCCTGGCCGCCGCACCCGCGGCAGCGCCGGCCGAGCTCCCGCGCGTGGTGCTCGCGGGCCCGCCCTCGGCGGGGAAGTCCTCGCTGTTCAACGCCCTGCTCGGCCGCGAGCGGGCCGTGGTAGACGCCGCCCCGCACACCACCCGCGACACCCTCGAGGAGGAGCTGCCGCTGCCCGGCGGCGGGCGGGTGCTGCTGGTGGACACGCCCGGCGGCGGGGGCACGCCCGCCGCCGACGCGGATCTCCTGCTCTGGTTCGGCGACGAACCGCCGCCGCGATCGCCGCCGCACCTGCGCATCCACGCGAAAGCGGACGCGGCGCCCGCCCCCGCGGGCCGGCTCGCGGCGTCGGCCCGCACCGGTGCGGGGCTCGGAGGCGTGCGGGAGGCGATCGCGGCGTCGCTCGACGGCCGCCGCACCCGCGCCGCGGCGCCCGCTCTGCGCGATCGGCACCGGGCCGACCTGGCGGCGGCGGCCGGGCGCCTCGCCGGGGCCCGCCGGTTGCTCGAGGCGCACGGACCCGCTCTCGCGCACGCGGAGCTGGTCGCGGACGCGATGACGGCCGCGATCCACCGGCTCGGCGGCCTCACCGGCGACCTCGAGCCCGACGACCTCATCGCGTCGGTGTTCGCGACCTTCTGCGTCGGGAAGTGA
- the yidC gene encoding membrane protein insertase YidC translates to MRILIPLIAVALGVAVALGVYFTNAPTPGAAGSATPPAADAAPAADPAPAPPAATAAAEAPGGTASADAEAAAPTPSPAAPAAADADAAFPPIAGLAVETPGPAPDARLGGLGADDRISVMLVSYGAGVRRIELAAYRERITGSEPYVLLDADTQTGTADGAALFYPWAARRITINGTPLRLDNQPFAAEVTRSAAASAVTYRIGFVDAGGAEVGELVRTWTLPAGSYDLQLDQRFRNTSGRPLRIRLDQYGQGDLLPDEGAYVGDRRMFVTGYFRPEKPAKTGIYVDEGQWMHASLVNSVEPPDQPRPDAIWPNPDTQAGSTLAWVAAENRYFTVVTHAPVPAAGSGGNGEPRTADVPALEDTFPRVSLELKDPTRSARPDPAVAGLALTLGTADVVVAPGADAAFPLSIFAGPRKEELLEEPVHAALHLEKLIRYELGCTLCTFQFLAHGLLDYLRILNAVVRDWGVSIILLVLTVRLILHPVTKRAQINMMKMGRQMAAMQPEMAKLKEKHKDDSAKMNAEIMKLYREKGVNPAGFLGCLPMLLQTPIWIALYAMLYYAIELRHEPAFYGVFQSISGGNWKFLADLSVADHFIDIPGSGFGIPLPFVDVKLFDYLNILPILMAFIFAINMKFTTPPPATPEQAQQQKIMRIMPFIFPVFLYSAPSGLTLYICCSTLAGIVDSYIVRRHVTAQEEAGTLFDKKEAKPGSLKWKLQERMKMAQELAAKRMEEGGSVFGAAGGGGASSGPGKKKVQNFKDRKKK, encoded by the coding sequence ATGCGCATCCTCATCCCGCTGATCGCCGTCGCCCTCGGCGTCGCCGTTGCCCTCGGCGTCTACTTCACCAACGCCCCGACGCCGGGCGCAGCCGGCAGCGCGACGCCGCCCGCCGCGGACGCTGCGCCGGCCGCGGACCCCGCACCCGCCCCGCCGGCCGCGACCGCCGCCGCCGAAGCCCCCGGCGGCACCGCGTCGGCCGACGCGGAAGCGGCCGCGCCCACGCCGAGCCCGGCCGCTCCCGCGGCCGCCGACGCCGACGCCGCGTTCCCCCCGATCGCCGGGCTCGCGGTGGAGACGCCCGGCCCCGCGCCCGACGCGAGGCTCGGCGGGCTCGGAGCCGACGACCGGATCTCGGTGATGCTCGTGTCGTATGGCGCCGGCGTCCGCCGCATCGAGCTCGCCGCGTACCGCGAGCGGATCACCGGCAGCGAGCCCTACGTGCTGCTCGACGCCGACACGCAGACCGGGACGGCCGACGGCGCCGCCCTCTTCTACCCCTGGGCGGCGCGCCGGATCACGATCAACGGCACGCCGCTGCGGCTGGACAACCAGCCCTTCGCCGCGGAGGTCACGCGCTCGGCCGCCGCCTCCGCCGTCACGTACCGCATCGGCTTCGTGGACGCCGGCGGGGCCGAGGTGGGCGAGCTCGTCCGGACGTGGACGCTGCCGGCGGGCTCCTACGACCTGCAGCTGGACCAGCGCTTCCGGAACACCAGCGGCCGCCCCCTGCGGATCCGGCTCGACCAGTACGGGCAGGGCGACCTGCTGCCGGACGAAGGCGCTTACGTCGGCGATCGCCGGATGTTCGTGACCGGCTACTTCCGGCCGGAGAAGCCCGCCAAGACCGGCATCTACGTCGACGAGGGCCAGTGGATGCACGCGTCGCTGGTGAACAGCGTCGAGCCGCCGGACCAGCCGCGGCCCGACGCGATCTGGCCCAATCCCGACACGCAAGCCGGCTCCACCCTCGCCTGGGTGGCGGCCGAGAACCGCTACTTCACGGTCGTCACGCACGCCCCGGTGCCCGCCGCGGGCTCCGGCGGCAACGGCGAACCGCGGACCGCCGACGTGCCCGCGCTCGAGGACACCTTCCCGCGGGTCTCGCTGGAGCTCAAGGATCCCACACGCAGCGCCCGCCCCGACCCCGCCGTCGCCGGCCTCGCGTTGACGCTGGGCACCGCCGACGTGGTCGTCGCGCCGGGGGCCGACGCGGCCTTCCCGCTGTCGATCTTCGCGGGTCCGCGGAAGGAGGAGCTCCTCGAGGAGCCCGTCCACGCGGCGCTGCACCTCGAGAAGCTCATCCGCTACGAGCTCGGCTGCACGCTCTGCACCTTCCAGTTCCTCGCCCACGGCCTGCTGGACTACCTCCGCATCCTCAACGCGGTCGTCCGCGACTGGGGGGTGTCGATCATCCTGCTGGTGCTCACCGTGCGCCTGATCCTGCACCCGGTGACCAAGCGCGCCCAGATCAACATGATGAAGATGGGCCGCCAGATGGCGGCGATGCAGCCGGAGATGGCGAAGCTGAAGGAGAAGCACAAGGACGATTCCGCGAAGATGAACGCGGAGATCATGAAGCTCTACAGAGAGAAGGGCGTCAATCCCGCCGGCTTCCTCGGGTGCCTGCCGATGCTGCTGCAGACGCCGATCTGGATCGCGCTCTACGCAATGCTCTACTACGCGATCGAGCTGCGGCACGAGCCCGCCTTCTACGGCGTCTTCCAGTCGATCTCGGGCGGCAACTGGAAGTTCCTGGCCGACCTCTCGGTGGCCGACCACTTCATCGACATCCCCGGCAGCGGCTTCGGCATCCCGCTGCCCTTCGTGGACGTGAAGCTCTTCGACTACCTGAACATTCTCCCGATTCTGATGGCCTTCATCTTCGCCATCAACATGAAGTTCACCACGCCGCCGCCGGCCACCCCCGAGCAAGCCCAGCAGCAGAAGATCATGCGGATCATGCCGTTCATCTTCCCGGTGTTCCTCTACTCCGCGCCCTCGGGCCTGACGCTGTACATCTGCTGCTCCACCCTCGCGGGGATCGTGGACTCGTACATCGTCCGCCGCCACGTGACCGCGCAGGAGGAGGCCGGCACGCTCTTCGACAAGAAGGAGGCGAAGCCCGGGAGCCTCAAGTGGAAGCTGCAGGAGCGGATGAAGATGGCCCAGGAGCTGGCCGCCAAGCGGATGGAGGAAGGCGGCTCGGTCTTCGGCGCTGCGGGCGGCGGCGGCGCGTCCTCCGGACCCGGGAAGAAGAAGGTGCAGAACTTCAAGGACCGCAAGAAGAAGTGA
- a CDS encoding 6-pyruvoyl trahydropterin synthase family protein — MHEITVTTAFSAAHALRLPDGSLEPVHGHDWKLTLRVASEGLDAMGAVMDFHELQRLVDAAVARWRNADLNTLPPFAAGVAAGDDGCGIGSLDPPPGRAWNPTAERVAQEVAVRVAPGLPAGVRMRSVSVTEAVGCTARFTPAYASDAAP; from the coding sequence ATGCACGAGATCACCGTCACCACCGCCTTCAGCGCCGCCCACGCCCTCCGGCTGCCCGACGGCTCGCTCGAGCCCGTGCACGGCCACGACTGGAAGCTGACGCTGCGCGTGGCTTCGGAGGGCCTCGACGCCATGGGGGCCGTCATGGACTTCCACGAGCTGCAGCGCCTCGTCGACGCCGCGGTCGCGCGTTGGCGGAACGCCGACCTCAACACGCTCCCGCCCTTCGCGGCCGGCGTCGCGGCCGGCGACGACGGCTGCGGCATCGGCTCGCTGGACCCGCCCCCCGGCCGCGCTTGGAACCCGACCGCCGAGCGCGTCGCGCAGGAAGTCGCCGTCCGCGTCGCCCCGGGCCTCCCCGCCGGGGTGAGGATGAGGTCGGTCAGCGTGACCGAAGCCGTCGGCTGCACCGCTCGCTTCACGCCCGCCTACGCCTCCGACGCAGCTCCGTAG
- a CDS encoding lysylphosphatidylglycerol synthase domain-containing protein: protein MPPRDPDTGTAEAARPPAWREAALRAWPVLRAVLAVAVPVTVLAVVWGTLRGIDYAGLHASVAAADRPLLLAAALAALAAVAAMGLYDVVVFPPTPTLRWRRRWLFGAAIFGWSNLITLGPIGPAIRVYLYRRAGMSPTQLSGGFVAHYTGIFAGMVAWVAAAWVARPAEPATSPWLVVPLALALSLAFTAAGGSLVRRLGRGHAWAATGSLSPSRMPRLAVVSFLDWGLTIFAFVLAARAVGLDLGVARAARITLCGHAVGFVSLVPGGLGSADAVWLKMLAAGGAGEERAAAAVVVFRAVFYLLPWAVALTIFYALLGRSGERALRWQRRVLAGGLGVLAALLLLSVATPAAAGRIGTLGRALPLPVLEVSHAAAGVLALLMLALVRGLIRGYRAAWGWACLGLVGSAVAHVGKGLDVEEALAASALLVLLLPARRAFHRRGRVPIGWHLTLAAVLLGVGTLGGVGFLAHRFPDGGGSAFTGFTAGAEGARFTRAFAAAVLAGLVLIAREALRPVDPRVEPDGEALAAAAGFCRDRAADGGSAAAAAAAREDPSLAVWFWRPAERAAADRFSGDAAAAADAAGLLRYQRRGDAIVLVGDPVLTPDAEPVRLLEDVLALARDEDVDPVLDRFSAAWLAPLHASGFHVLRRESEPGSASGGNPEGGGPPEAGYLAFRDPWGGPAALRTTAALHGARRRSRPLRPAEARRGAPAPPAAEAADRRPGA, encoded by the coding sequence TTGCCCCCGCGAGACCCCGACACCGGCACCGCGGAGGCGGCGCGGCCGCCCGCCTGGCGGGAGGCGGCGCTGCGGGCGTGGCCGGTGCTCCGGGCGGTGCTCGCGGTGGCGGTCCCGGTGACGGTGCTGGCGGTGGTTTGGGGCACGCTTCGGGGGATCGACTACGCCGGCCTGCACGCGAGCGTCGCGGCCGCGGATCGGCCGCTGCTGCTCGCGGCCGCGCTCGCGGCGCTCGCGGCGGTCGCGGCGATGGGGCTCTACGACGTGGTGGTCTTCCCGCCGACGCCGACGCTGCGGTGGAGGCGACGCTGGCTCTTCGGTGCGGCGATCTTCGGGTGGTCGAACCTGATCACGCTCGGGCCGATCGGTCCCGCGATCCGCGTGTACCTCTACCGGCGGGCGGGCATGAGCCCGACGCAGCTCTCCGGCGGCTTCGTCGCGCACTACACCGGCATCTTCGCGGGGATGGTGGCGTGGGTGGCCGCCGCCTGGGTCGCCCGGCCCGCCGAGCCGGCGACGAGCCCGTGGCTGGTGGTCCCGCTCGCTCTTGCGCTCTCGCTCGCGTTCACGGCGGCCGGCGGCTCGCTGGTGCGGCGGCTCGGCCGCGGGCACGCCTGGGCCGCGACCGGCTCGCTGTCTCCTTCGAGGATGCCCCGGCTCGCGGTCGTCTCCTTCCTGGACTGGGGCCTCACGATCTTCGCTTTCGTGCTCGCGGCGCGGGCGGTCGGCCTGGATCTCGGCGTCGCGCGGGCGGCTCGGATCACGCTCTGCGGGCACGCGGTGGGCTTCGTCAGCCTCGTGCCCGGGGGGCTGGGCAGCGCCGACGCCGTGTGGCTGAAGATGCTCGCGGCGGGCGGCGCGGGCGAGGAGCGGGCCGCCGCGGCCGTCGTCGTGTTCCGCGCGGTCTTCTACCTGCTGCCCTGGGCGGTGGCGCTGACGATCTTCTACGCCCTCCTGGGCCGCTCCGGGGAGCGGGCACTGCGCTGGCAGCGGCGGGTTCTCGCCGGCGGGCTCGGGGTGCTCGCCGCCCTCCTGCTGCTCAGCGTCGCGACCCCCGCCGCGGCGGGCCGCATCGGCACCCTCGGCCGGGCGCTGCCCCTGCCGGTCCTGGAGGTCAGCCACGCCGCGGCCGGCGTCCTGGCCCTGCTGATGCTCGCGCTGGTGCGTGGGCTGATCCGCGGGTACCGCGCCGCTTGGGGCTGGGCGTGCCTGGGCCTCGTCGGCTCGGCGGTGGCGCACGTCGGCAAGGGCCTGGACGTCGAGGAAGCCCTCGCCGCTTCGGCGTTGCTGGTGCTCCTGCTCCCCGCCCGCCGGGCGTTCCACCGCCGGGGCCGGGTGCCGATCGGCTGGCACCTCACGCTCGCGGCGGTCCTGCTGGGCGTCGGCACGCTCGGCGGCGTCGGCTTCCTCGCCCACCGGTTCCCCGACGGCGGCGGTTCCGCGTTCACGGGCTTCACCGCGGGGGCGGAGGGGGCCCGGTTCACGCGGGCCTTCGCGGCGGCCGTGCTCGCCGGCCTCGTGCTGATCGCACGCGAGGCGCTGCGCCCGGTGGACCCCCGGGTGGAGCCCGACGGCGAGGCCTTGGCCGCCGCCGCCGGCTTCTGCCGGGATCGCGCCGCGGACGGCGGCTCGGCTGCGGCTGCGGCTGCGGCGCGCGAAGACCCCTCGCTGGCGGTCTGGTTCTGGCGACCGGCCGAGCGCGCGGCCGCGGACCGCTTCAGCGGGGACGCCGCGGCCGCCGCGGACGCCGCCGGCCTGCTGCGGTACCAGCGCCGAGGCGACGCGATCGTCCTCGTCGGCGACCCGGTGCTGACGCCGGACGCCGAGCCCGTCCGGCTGCTGGAGGACGTGCTCGCCCTGGCGCGGGACGAAGACGTCGACCCGGTCCTCGACCGCTTCTCGGCGGCCTGGCTGGCGCCGCTGCACGCTTCCGGGTTCCACGTGCTCAGGAGAGAGAGCGAGCCGGGATCCGCGAGCGGGGGCAACCCCGAGGGCGGCGGTCCTCCGGAGGCCGGCTACCTCGCCTTCCGCGACCCCTGGGGAGGGCCGGCGGCGCTCCGCACGACCGCCGCGCTGCACGGCGCACGCCGCCGCTCCCGCCCGTTGCGGCCGGCGGAAGCCCGGCGGGGGGCACCCGCGCCGCCGGCCGCCGAGGCCGCGGACCGGCGGCCCGGAGCGTGA